The following coding sequences are from one Dermacentor silvarum isolate Dsil-2018 chromosome 4, BIME_Dsil_1.4, whole genome shotgun sequence window:
- the LOC119449016 gene encoding uncharacterized protein LOC119449016, which produces MRKRATTILIPNPSKPHSLENLRPISLTSCVGKVTADAIHNRVFKYLEDKDIYLQNMIRFRAGLLTQDAMKVMKDQVIDRNMRDRRAIFGLDFEKALDILHSFVLRTISSLRLGKHFHNYKRSFLADREAILKVGDLASDSVRLGSRRTPQGSMTLINLAMIGLLRKLSEVDGIHHTIYADDVPYGAPVAATDA; this is translated from the coding sequence ATGCGGAAGAGGGCCACCACTATCCTCATTCCCAATCCCAGCAAGCCGCACAGTCTTGAAAATCTCAGGCCCATCTCGCTCACTTCGTGTGTGGGCAAGGTAACCGCTGACGCAATCCACAACAGGGTCTTCAAGTACTTGGAAGACAAAGACATCTATCTCCAAAACATGATACGCTTTAGAGCAGGTCTTTTGACGCAAGACGCCATGAAGGTGATGAAGGATCAGGTCATCGATCGCAACATGAGAGACAGGAGAGCCATATTTGGGCTGGACTTCGAGAAAGCCTTGGACATCCTCCACTCCTTTGTCTTGCGCACGATCTCGAGCCTTCGTTTGGGCAAGCACTTTCACAACTACAAGAGATCTTTCCTCGCAGACAGAGAAGCCATCCTGAAAGTGGGAGACCTCGCGTCAGACTCGGTTAGGCTCGGTTCTAGAAGGACGCCACAAGGGTCAATGACCCTCATTAACCTAGCCATGATCGGTCTACTGAGGAAACTGTCCGAGGTTGACGGCATTCACCATACGATATATGCAGATGACGTACCATATGGTGCACCGGTGGCAGCGACGGACGCTTAG